From one Gracilinanus agilis isolate LMUSP501 chromosome 5, AgileGrace, whole genome shotgun sequence genomic stretch:
- the ARSA gene encoding arylsulfatase A, translating to MAFSWSLTLAFATTLAFARPPNIILIFADDLGYGDLGCYGHPSSSTPNLNRMAAKGLRLTDFYVPVPLCTPSRAALLTGRYPVRSGLYPGVLYPGSLGGLPLAEVTMAEVLAERGYLTGMAGKWHLGVGPNGSFLPPHQGFHHFLGVPYSHDQGPCQNLTCFPPATLCYGGCDQGVVPIPLMANLSVKEQPAWLPGLEKQYVAFAQNFMVDAARQGRPFFLYYASHHTHYPQFGGETFVGRSGRGPFGDALMELDSAVGTLLDTVENLGLSEETLVFFTADNGPETMRMFRGGSSGLLRCGKGTTYEGGVREPALAFWPGHIMPGVSHELASSLDLLPTIAALASARLPNVTLDGVDLSPILLGTGKSSRKNLFFYSPAPNKAQGVFAIRRGKYKAHFFTEGSTHSDMVADPACHALTPLTAHDPPLLFDLETDPGENYELGSHGPKEEMTVIQETMKEMQLLKAEFDAAMTFGESQMAQGIDPALELCCRSGCSPRPECCNCPGP from the exons ATGGCCTTTTCGTGGTCCTTGACCCTGGCCTTCGCCACCACTCTGGCCTTTGCCCGGCCCCCGAACATCATTCTGATCTTTGCTGACGACTTGGGCTACGGGGACCTGGGCTGCTATGGCCACCCCAGCTCATCCACACCCAACCTCAACCGAATGGCAGCCAAGGGGCTCCGCCTAACCGACTTCTATGTGCCTGTCCCACTGTGCACCCCGTCTAG GGCAGCACTGCTGACTGGAAGGTACCCTGTCCGCTCAGGGCTCTACCCAGGAGTCCTATACCCTGGCTCCCTGGGTGGGCTTCCCCTGGCTGAGGTGACCATGGCTGAGGTCCTGGCTGAAAGGGGCTACCTCACTGGGATGGCTGGCAAGTGGCATCTGGGGGTGGGGCCCAATGGCTCCTTCTTGCCCCCACACCAAGGATTCCACCACTTCCTGGGAGTCCCCTACTCCCACGATCAG GGCCCCTGCCAGAACCTGACCTGCTTCCCACCAGCCACCCTCTGCTATGGAGGCTGTGACCAGGGTGTCGTCCCCATCCCCCTGATGGCCAACCTGTCTGTGAAGGAGCAGCCCGCCTGGCTGCCTGGACTGGAGAAGCAGTATGTGGCCTTTGCCCAGAACTTCATGGTAGATGCTGCCCGCCAAGGCCGCCCTTTTTTTCTCTACTATGCCTCCCAT CATACCCACTACCCCCAGTTCGGTGGAGAAACCTTTGTGGGACGCTCTGGCCGAGGACCATTTGGGGACGCCTTGATGGAGCTGGACTCGGCTGTGGGGACACTGCTGGATACCGTGGAGAACCTTGGACTAAGCGAAGAAACGCTGGTCTTTTTTACCGCAGATAATGG CCCCGAGACCATGCGTATGTTCCGGGGTGGCTCCTCTGGCCTTCTCCGGTGTGGAAAGGGGACGACCTATGAGGGTGGTGTCCGAGAGCCCGCTTTGGCCTTCTGGCCAGGCCACATCATGCCAG GGGTCTCCCACGAACTAGCCAGCTCCCTGGACCTGCTGCCCACCATAGCTGCTCTGGCTAGTGCCCGGCTACCCAATGTCACCCTAGATGGGGTAGACCTGAGCCCCATTCTGCTGGGCACAGGCAAG AGCTCAAGGAAGAATCTCTTCTTCTACTCTCCGGCCCCTAATAAAGCCCAAGGTGTCTTTGCCATCCGGCGGGGGAAGTACAAGGCACATTTCTTCACCGAGG GTTCTACACACAGTGACATGGTTGCTGACCCAGCCTGTCATGCCCTCACCCCGCTGACTGCCCATGATCCACCGCTTTTGTTTGACCTCGAGACTGACCCTGGTGAGAACTATGAACTTGGGAGCCATGGTCCCAAGGAGGAGATGACAGTAATCCAAGAGACCATGAAAGAGATGCAGCTGCTCAAGGCCGAATTTGATGCTGCCATGACTTTCGGAGAAAGCCAGATGGCCCAAGGCATAGACCCAGCCCTGGAACTTTGCTGTCGATCAGGCTGTTCCCCCAGGCCAGAATGCTGTAACTGTCCTGGCCCTTAA